One window of Deltaproteobacteria bacterium genomic DNA carries:
- a CDS encoding 4Fe-4S binding protein, with product MVEAQTVEQKTKAKHTLKIIEERCKGCEICVVYCPEDVLAMKDSLVTVVNINKCTGCLRCELFCPDFAIYVDLPEKPREEK from the coding sequence ATGGTTGAGGCACAGACTGTAGAACAAAAGACAAAAGCAAAACACACGTTAAAAATTATAGAAGAACGGTGTAAGGGATGTGAGATATGCGTAGTCTACTGCCCTGAGGATGTTCTTGCTATGAAAGATTCGCTTGTGACGGTTGTGAATATTAATAAGTGTACAGGATGTTTAAGATGCGAGCTGTTCTGTCCTGATTTTGCTATTTATGTAGATTTGCCTGAGAAACCCAGGGAGGAAAAATGA